In the genome of Myxococcus stipitatus, one region contains:
- a CDS encoding MG2 domain-containing protein gives MTLPVPRLLGVLAALGLAAPSLLPLPGLAAPRPLPSPQADRPNTFITTDKPLYRPGDQVLMRALYLSGISRKPYTDMAGGYAEIRGPLGEVVWQGYMTTRESVWGLAWRIPQEQSGGEYTLRVTSAFHVMPIVERKFDVRAYRAPRLKSQIEFLRDGYGPGDTVSATLDVKRAEGGVPEGAKVSANALVDGATVAQVSCVVDAQGLCPVRFTLPARIERGEGTLAFTIQDGGVVETAAKTIPILLQTLDLAFYPEGGDLVAGVPSRVYFEARTPAQKPADLTGTVIDVETGMPVLAVRSEHEGRGRFALTPRAGARYALRITAPAGIRKTFPLPEVKSEGAVLRSMQDVVPMGQHVKLALGTTNLSRVTVTLSQRDVRIASAVVDPREYHSVILDPGDADGVLIATAWDSDGRPLAERLVFRQPTKDLEVSLTTNRDRTVPGAKVELTAKTTRDGKPVSALVMLSVTDDAMLQLKEKREQAPELPVMVLLEPEVKELADAQLYLDKKNPKSSLAVDLLLGTQGWRRFAFAKPTEFLARGGDVVDRILLMSTTPLPPLPAPALPVDAIAGRQAAPAQAQPPADQPMLQEERKELEDGASLAFNAPMPMVRAPRPPAAVAKKAAMEPAFAPIEEARARADVVAPMGAEAPIARVSTPMVREYAHLARPRRKPQDRVDFAETLYWNAGVRTDARTGEVRVSFATSDSVTTFKAFAGAVGADGALGSAVKELESVQPFYAEPKLPLEVTSGDVVQLPVALVNGTDATLTDAQVRAEVQGDVKFTGGGAMSLHARERGRQLLSLSIGQESRPVEVKLIASASNYSDTVTRTLAIKPLGFPAKTSFGGMVSPQRPAVHTVVLPEQVVPGSIRASIVVYPSPLANMTEGLARLIQEPGGCFEQTSSTTYPMTMAQQYFLSHGGVSPDLVSSAREKLDRGHDRLVSFETKERGYEWFGEAPGHEALTAFGLLHFTDMKQVRTVNEAMMERTRGWLMGQRDGKGGFNRKRRALHVWLEDADTSNAYIVWALLESAASRAEVARELAKEIASVKKSADTSSNSYVVALAANVLSLAGDGEGARALMSRLAKLQNSRGEVEGGTQSIVGSSGDTLRIETTALAALAWLREPEQYMSHVVRTLKYLAESNDGGRYGATQSTVLALRVINTYDQAHGKKLPPGQVYLYVEGRPVGEPVRFDGSTREALKLADVSGLLGPGGRKVELRMEGGEALSYSMEVTYTAVLPRSSQDTPVALEVAMAKRELVEGEPTEARVMVANRTGQHLPTAVAIFGVPGGMDVRHDQLKELVKRKVVDAYEVLGRDVVLYWRGLEPRKRIDVPLSLVATVPGTYTGPASRAYLYYTDEHKVWSEGVKVSISPKS, from the coding sequence GCATCCCCCAAGAGCAATCCGGTGGCGAATATACCTTGCGCGTCACCAGCGCCTTCCACGTCATGCCCATCGTCGAGCGGAAGTTCGACGTGCGCGCCTACCGGGCCCCCCGGCTCAAGTCGCAGATTGAGTTCCTCCGGGACGGCTACGGCCCCGGCGACACCGTCTCCGCCACGCTCGACGTGAAGCGCGCCGAAGGCGGCGTGCCCGAGGGCGCCAAGGTGTCCGCCAACGCGCTCGTCGACGGCGCCACCGTGGCGCAGGTCTCCTGTGTCGTGGATGCCCAGGGCCTCTGCCCCGTGCGCTTCACCCTGCCCGCCCGCATCGAGCGCGGCGAGGGAACCCTGGCCTTCACCATCCAGGACGGCGGCGTGGTGGAGACCGCCGCCAAGACGATTCCCATCCTCCTCCAGACGCTGGACCTGGCGTTCTACCCGGAGGGGGGAGACCTGGTGGCCGGTGTCCCCTCGCGCGTCTACTTCGAGGCGCGCACGCCCGCGCAGAAGCCCGCGGACCTGACGGGGACCGTCATCGACGTGGAGACGGGCATGCCCGTGCTGGCCGTGCGCTCGGAGCACGAGGGCCGGGGCCGCTTCGCGCTCACCCCTCGCGCGGGGGCGCGGTATGCGCTGCGCATCACCGCTCCGGCCGGAATCCGGAAGACCTTCCCGCTGCCCGAGGTGAAGTCGGAGGGCGCCGTGCTCCGCTCGATGCAGGACGTGGTGCCCATGGGGCAGCACGTGAAGCTCGCGCTCGGCACCACGAACCTGAGCCGCGTGACGGTGACGCTGAGCCAGCGCGACGTCCGCATCGCCTCGGCGGTGGTGGACCCGCGTGAGTATCACTCCGTCATCCTGGACCCGGGCGACGCGGATGGCGTGCTCATCGCCACGGCGTGGGACTCGGACGGGAGGCCGCTCGCGGAGCGGCTCGTGTTCCGCCAGCCGACGAAGGACCTCGAGGTCTCGCTGACGACGAACCGCGACCGCACCGTGCCGGGCGCGAAGGTGGAGCTCACCGCGAAGACCACGCGCGACGGCAAGCCGGTCTCCGCGCTGGTGATGCTCTCCGTCACGGACGACGCGATGCTCCAGCTGAAGGAGAAGCGCGAGCAGGCCCCGGAGCTCCCGGTGATGGTGCTGCTGGAGCCCGAGGTGAAGGAGCTGGCCGACGCGCAGCTCTACCTGGACAAGAAGAACCCCAAGTCCTCCCTCGCGGTGGACCTGCTGCTCGGTACACAGGGATGGAGGCGCTTCGCCTTCGCCAAGCCCACCGAGTTCCTCGCGCGCGGCGGGGACGTGGTCGACCGCATCCTGCTGATGAGCACGACGCCGCTTCCGCCGCTCCCCGCGCCGGCGCTGCCGGTCGATGCCATCGCGGGACGCCAGGCGGCTCCGGCCCAGGCCCAGCCTCCCGCGGACCAGCCCATGCTCCAGGAGGAGCGCAAGGAGCTGGAAGACGGGGCCAGCCTCGCCTTCAACGCGCCCATGCCGATGGTTCGGGCGCCACGCCCTCCCGCCGCCGTCGCGAAGAAGGCGGCCATGGAGCCCGCGTTCGCCCCCATCGAAGAGGCACGTGCCCGCGCGGACGTGGTCGCGCCGATGGGCGCCGAGGCCCCCATCGCCAGGGTCTCCACCCCGATGGTCCGCGAGTACGCCCACCTGGCCCGCCCCAGGCGCAAGCCGCAGGACCGGGTGGACTTCGCGGAGACGCTCTACTGGAACGCCGGCGTGCGCACCGACGCGCGCACGGGTGAGGTCCGCGTGAGCTTCGCCACCAGCGACTCCGTGACGACATTCAAGGCCTTCGCCGGAGCGGTGGGCGCGGACGGCGCGCTGGGCTCGGCCGTGAAGGAGCTGGAGTCGGTGCAGCCGTTCTACGCGGAGCCCAAGCTGCCGCTCGAAGTCACCTCGGGAGACGTGGTGCAGCTCCCCGTGGCCCTGGTGAACGGGACGGACGCCACGCTGACGGATGCGCAGGTGAGGGCGGAGGTCCAGGGGGATGTGAAGTTCACGGGTGGCGGAGCCATGAGCCTGCACGCCCGTGAGCGCGGGCGTCAGCTCCTCTCGCTGAGCATCGGCCAGGAGTCGCGGCCGGTGGAGGTGAAGCTCATCGCCAGCGCCAGCAACTACTCGGACACCGTCACGCGCACGCTGGCCATCAAGCCCCTGGGCTTCCCCGCGAAGACCTCGTTCGGCGGCATGGTGTCCCCCCAGCGGCCCGCGGTGCACACCGTCGTCCTCCCCGAGCAGGTGGTGCCCGGCAGCATTCGCGCCTCCATCGTCGTGTACCCCAGCCCGCTGGCCAACATGACGGAGGGCCTGGCGCGGCTCATCCAGGAGCCGGGCGGCTGCTTCGAGCAGACGAGCTCCACCACGTACCCGATGACGATGGCGCAGCAGTACTTCCTGTCGCACGGCGGCGTCAGCCCGGACCTGGTGTCCTCCGCGCGCGAGAAGCTGGACCGGGGCCATGACCGGCTCGTGAGCTTCGAGACGAAGGAGCGCGGCTACGAGTGGTTCGGCGAGGCCCCCGGCCACGAGGCGCTGACCGCCTTCGGCCTGCTCCACTTCACGGACATGAAGCAGGTGCGCACGGTGAACGAGGCGATGATGGAGCGCACCCGGGGCTGGCTGATGGGGCAGCGCGACGGCAAGGGCGGCTTCAATCGCAAGCGCCGCGCGCTGCACGTCTGGCTGGAGGACGCGGACACCTCCAACGCGTACATCGTCTGGGCGCTGCTGGAGAGCGCGGCGTCTCGCGCGGAGGTGGCGCGGGAGCTCGCGAAGGAGATTGCCTCCGTGAAGAAGTCCGCGGACACCAGCTCCAACAGCTACGTCGTCGCGCTGGCGGCCAACGTGCTGTCCCTCGCGGGGGATGGCGAGGGCGCGCGGGCGCTGATGTCCCGGCTCGCGAAGCTCCAGAACTCACGCGGCGAGGTGGAGGGCGGCACGCAGTCCATCGTCGGCAGCTCGGGCGACACGCTGCGCATCGAGACCACCGCCCTGGCGGCGCTGGCCTGGCTGCGCGAGCCGGAGCAGTACATGAGCCATGTGGTGCGGACGCTGAAGTACCTCGCGGAGTCCAACGACGGTGGCCGCTACGGCGCGACGCAGAGCACGGTGCTCGCGCTGCGCGTCATCAACACCTATGACCAGGCCCACGGCAAGAAGCTCCCGCCCGGGCAGGTGTACCTCTACGTGGAGGGACGTCCGGTCGGCGAGCCCGTGCGCTTCGATGGCTCGACGCGCGAGGCCCTCAAGCTCGCGGACGTGAGCGGGCTGCTGGGGCCGGGGGGCCGCAAGGTGGAGCTGCGCATGGAGGGCGGCGAGGCGCTGTCCTACTCGATGGAGGTCACCTACACCGCGGTGCTCCCGCGGAGCTCCCAGGACACGCCCGTGGCGCTCGAGGTGGCGATGGCGAAGCGCGAGCTCGTCGAGGGCGAGCCCACCGAGGCGCGCGTCATGGTCGCCAATCGCACGGGCCAGCACCTTCCCACCGCGGTGGCCATCTTCGGCGTGCCCGGCGGCATGGACGTGCGGCATGACCAGCTCAAGGAGCTGGTGAAGCGCAAGGTCGTGGATGCGTACGAGGTGCTGGGGCGCGACGTCGTCCTGTACTGGCGGGGCCTGGAGCCTCGCAAGCGCATCGACGTGCCGCTGTCCCTGGTGGCGACGGTGCCCGGCACGTACACCGGGCCCGCGAGCCGCGCATACCTCTACTACACGGACGAGCACAAGGTCTGGAGCGAGGGCGTGAAGGTCTCCATCAGCCCCAAGTCCTGA
- a CDS encoding 2OG-Fe dioxygenase family protein: MSFSPPVSAPSAVLPALRDRGYAVLDRAGLSELVGIPAPTLDLWRPTWNDLPADGYLRDGGRYRSRRHSCFVVDGDTVTSVPHRAHWQPVEYNALHGGLERWFEPMSAAVAAQPEWPRLLSRLATCASALKGEQPWYVESHQFRIDTTDGIGRPTPEGAHRDGVDLVAVLLIGRQGIKGGETRVFEADGPNGIRFTLTEPWSALLLDDERVIHESTPIQPLEGTGHRDTLVLTFRAKRFQGP; this comes from the coding sequence ATGAGCTTCTCTCCGCCTGTATCCGCTCCCTCCGCTGTCCTTCCCGCCCTGCGTGACAGGGGTTATGCGGTCCTGGACCGCGCGGGCCTGTCCGAGCTGGTGGGCATCCCCGCCCCCACGCTGGACCTCTGGCGGCCCACCTGGAATGACCTTCCCGCCGATGGCTACCTGCGCGACGGTGGCCGCTATCGCTCGCGGCGCCACTCGTGCTTCGTCGTGGACGGAGACACCGTCACATCGGTGCCGCACCGCGCGCACTGGCAGCCCGTCGAGTACAACGCCCTGCACGGCGGCCTGGAGCGCTGGTTCGAGCCGATGAGCGCCGCCGTCGCCGCCCAGCCCGAGTGGCCGAGGCTGCTCAGCCGCCTCGCCACCTGTGCCTCCGCGCTGAAGGGTGAGCAGCCCTGGTACGTGGAGTCGCATCAGTTCCGCATCGACACGACGGACGGCATCGGCCGCCCCACGCCCGAGGGCGCGCACCGCGACGGCGTGGACCTGGTCGCGGTGCTGCTCATCGGCCGCCAGGGCATCAAGGGCGGAGAGACGCGCGTCTTCGAGGCCGACGGCCCCAACGGCATCCGCTTCACCCTGACGGAGCCCTGGTCCGCGCTGCTGCTCGACGACGAGCGTGTCATCCACGAGAGCACGCCCATCCAACCGCTGGAGGGCACGGGGCACCGGGACACCCTGGTGCTCACCTTCCGCGCGAAGCGCTTCCAGGGACCCTGA
- a CDS encoding LysR family transcriptional regulator — protein sequence MDLRALDLIAVFVQVVDSRSFRAAAKVLGMSKSTVSLKVAQLEDSLGARLLERTTRTLKLTEVGTAFYAQAQPALSQLHEAGQHVLDTRARPSGRLRIAMLFEPGQLLLRGILSEYLERYPEVHVDVELTDRYVDLVNEGFDLALRPGPLPDSSLKSLRFTMSGGLKLYASPSYLRRKGRLRRPEDLASHDCLVMSTKHQPAQWDFAQGRRKVAIRVKERMRVNSFVLLRDLAVAGHGITRLPESFARPAVLAGKLRSVLDAYAPPPVEWHALYPSARNLSPKVRAFLEVLEQRFLRAFDELASTA from the coding sequence ATGGACCTTCGAGCCTTGGACCTCATCGCCGTCTTCGTGCAGGTGGTGGACTCCCGCAGCTTCCGCGCGGCGGCGAAGGTGCTCGGCATGTCCAAGTCCACGGTGAGCCTGAAGGTGGCGCAGCTGGAGGACTCGCTGGGCGCGAGGCTGCTGGAGCGCACGACGCGGACGTTGAAGCTGACCGAGGTGGGGACCGCCTTCTACGCCCAGGCCCAGCCCGCGCTCTCGCAGCTCCACGAAGCGGGACAGCACGTGCTCGACACCCGCGCCCGTCCCTCCGGACGGCTGCGCATCGCGATGCTGTTCGAGCCCGGCCAGCTCCTGCTGCGCGGCATCCTCTCCGAGTACCTCGAGCGCTATCCGGAGGTGCACGTCGACGTGGAGCTGACGGACCGCTACGTCGACCTGGTCAACGAGGGCTTCGACCTCGCGCTGCGTCCCGGGCCGCTCCCGGACTCGTCCCTCAAGTCGCTCCGCTTCACGATGTCCGGAGGCTTGAAGCTGTACGCGAGCCCCTCGTACCTCCGCCGCAAGGGCCGCCTCCGGCGCCCCGAGGACCTCGCGTCCCACGACTGCCTGGTCATGAGCACGAAGCATCAGCCCGCGCAGTGGGACTTCGCCCAGGGCCGCCGCAAGGTGGCCATCCGCGTGAAGGAGCGGATGCGAGTCAACAGCTTCGTGCTCCTGCGAGACCTCGCGGTGGCGGGGCACGGCATCACCCGCCTGCCGGAGTCCTTCGCGCGTCCGGCGGTGCTCGCCGGGAAGCTGCGCTCGGTGCTGGACGCCTACGCGCCGCCGCCCGTGGAGTGGCACGCCCTCTATCCCAGCGCGCGAAACCTGTCCCCCAAGGTGCGCGCCTTCCTGGAGGTGCTCGAGCAGCGCTTCCTCCGGGCCTTCGATGAGCTGGCGAGCACGGCGTGA
- a CDS encoding SgcJ/EcaC family oxidoreductase yields MEPTQGFDEAGVLAAVERVRDALKDMDARRLAACFAEDADFNAPPGTWLRGRKAIEETHEVIFSPTPQPGRVSFAQAKSTTRILGVRFLRPDVAVVDWEWTQTGATFDGQPWPDRRGMLSMVWTRDEDAEWRVRVWRNKDYAQLVGAPK; encoded by the coding sequence ATGGAGCCCACGCAAGGGTTTGACGAAGCCGGTGTCCTGGCCGCGGTGGAGCGCGTCCGCGATGCGCTGAAGGACATGGATGCGCGGCGCCTGGCCGCATGCTTCGCGGAGGACGCGGACTTCAATGCGCCGCCGGGGACGTGGCTGCGCGGACGCAAGGCCATCGAGGAGACGCATGAGGTCATCTTCTCGCCCACGCCCCAGCCGGGACGCGTGAGCTTCGCCCAGGCGAAGTCCACGACGCGCATCCTGGGCGTCCGCTTCCTGCGCCCCGATGTGGCGGTGGTGGATTGGGAGTGGACCCAGACCGGCGCGACGTTCGACGGACAGCCCTGGCCGGACCGGCGCGGCATGTTGTCCATGGTGTGGACGCGCGACGAGGACGCCGAGTGGCGGGTGCGCGTCTGGCGGAACAAGGACTACGCGCAGCTCGTGGGGGCGCCCAAGTAG